One window of the Micropterus dolomieu isolate WLL.071019.BEF.003 ecotype Adirondacks linkage group LG08, ASM2129224v1, whole genome shotgun sequence genome contains the following:
- the LOC123975383 gene encoding uncharacterized protein LOC123975383 isoform X1 has protein sequence MTLPFFIVFVLQLWTDRTFQRTWTYTCKFFWVLLYHIIKAAFIGLLWVVSVLIDGHWYVCCQNDQSNEQKYLACKAKNEITAVEQQIITELKNESWIIGISLLFGTLCAAALMSSFGKHCFKNSACCNRKNLYLKVILDEEKNVLKEVLTKAAKDDLTKKVENEIRSEQWEGCFDVAKNLIKEDSTRPTLRAAENQEQQQQQRTEQQQQPRRTDPTQPRRPEAVGGNQDIPLLPVTPASLDEQ, from the exons ATGACTCTGCcgttttttattgtatttgttttacaactCTGGACGGACAGGACATTTCAGAGAACCTGGACGTATACGTGCAAGTTTTTCTGGGTTTTATTGTATCACATTATCAAGGCGGCTTTCATCGGTCTGCTGTGGGTTGTATCTGTGTTAATCGATGGGCACTGGTATGTTTGCTGTCAAAATGATCAGTCTAACGAACAGAAATATTTAGCCTGCAAAGCCAAGAATGAAATCACAGCTGTGGAACAACAAATCATCACTGAACTGAAGAACGAGTCCTGG ATTATTGGCATCTCTCTTCTCTTTGGTACCCTTTGTGCGGCTGCCTTAATGTCATCGTTTGGAAAGCATTGTTTTAAGAATTCAGCGTGCTGCAACAGAAAAAATCTATATCTCAAAGTGATTTTGGACGAGGAgaaaaatgtgctgaaagaggTTTTGACAAAAGCAGCGAAAGACGATTTGACTAAAAAAGTCGAGAACGAAATACGAAGCGAACAGTGGGAAGGCTGTTTTGATGTTGCTAAAAATCTGATTAAAGAAGATTCCACTCGGCCGACACTCAGAGCAGCAGAAAACCAG gagcaacaacagcaacaacggacagaacaacagcagcaacccAG AAGAACTGATCCCACTCAACCAAGACGTCCTGAAGCAGTAGGAGGGAACCAG GATATTCCCCTTTTGCCGGTGACTCCAGCTTCTTTAGACGAGCAGTAA
- the LOC123975383 gene encoding uncharacterized protein LOC123975383 isoform X2, which produces MTLPFFIVFVLQLWTDRTFQRTWTYTCKFFWVLLYHIIKAAFIGLLWVVSVLIDGHWYVCCQNDQSNEQKYLACKAKNEITAVEQQIITELKNESWIIGISLLFGTLCAAALMSSFGKHCFKNSACCNRKNLYLKVILDEEKNVLKEVLTKAAKDDLTKKVENEIRSEQWEGCFDVAKNLIKEDSTRPTLRAAENQEQQQQQRTEQQQQPRRTDPTQPRRPEAVGGNQVKYQHLLAPC; this is translated from the exons ATGACTCTGCcgttttttattgtatttgttttacaactCTGGACGGACAGGACATTTCAGAGAACCTGGACGTATACGTGCAAGTTTTTCTGGGTTTTATTGTATCACATTATCAAGGCGGCTTTCATCGGTCTGCTGTGGGTTGTATCTGTGTTAATCGATGGGCACTGGTATGTTTGCTGTCAAAATGATCAGTCTAACGAACAGAAATATTTAGCCTGCAAAGCCAAGAATGAAATCACAGCTGTGGAACAACAAATCATCACTGAACTGAAGAACGAGTCCTGG ATTATTGGCATCTCTCTTCTCTTTGGTACCCTTTGTGCGGCTGCCTTAATGTCATCGTTTGGAAAGCATTGTTTTAAGAATTCAGCGTGCTGCAACAGAAAAAATCTATATCTCAAAGTGATTTTGGACGAGGAgaaaaatgtgctgaaagaggTTTTGACAAAAGCAGCGAAAGACGATTTGACTAAAAAAGTCGAGAACGAAATACGAAGCGAACAGTGGGAAGGCTGTTTTGATGTTGCTAAAAATCTGATTAAAGAAGATTCCACTCGGCCGACACTCAGAGCAGCAGAAAACCAG gagcaacaacagcaacaacggacagaacaacagcagcaacccAG AAGAACTGATCCCACTCAACCAAGACGTCCTGAAGCAGTAGGAGGGAACCAGGTAAAGTACCAACACCTGTTGGCTCCATGTTGA